From a region of the Burkholderia sp. PAMC 26561 genome:
- a CDS encoding chaperone modulator CbpM, with translation MKENDPVYLQGEVVEEHVEFTLIELCRVTGASEEQFTLWVNEGAFEPRGARIEEWRFSGASLRRAVTAQRLTRDLELNAQGVALALDLLDQIDVLRARLARQNDQGDSFEASSEP, from the coding sequence ATGAAAGAAAACGATCCGGTCTATCTGCAGGGCGAGGTTGTCGAGGAACACGTCGAGTTCACGCTGATCGAACTGTGCCGCGTCACGGGTGCGTCCGAAGAGCAGTTCACGCTGTGGGTGAACGAGGGCGCGTTTGAACCTCGGGGCGCGCGCATCGAGGAATGGCGGTTCAGTGGCGCCTCGCTGCGACGCGCTGTCACCGCGCAACGGCTCACACGGGATCTGGAACTGAATGCTCAAGGTGTCGCGCTCGCGCTTGATCTGCTCGATCAGATCGACGTATTGCGCGCCCGCCTGGCGCGCCAGAATGATCAGGGCGATTCCTTCGAAGCGTCGTCGGAGCCTTGA
- a CDS encoding MFS transporter translates to MNPASAQHIPLRVPVPLVLLLAVCCAASVANVYYAQPLLDAIAADFRISHAVVGGVITATQVGCALALLLVVPLGDLVNRKRLICAQLVFLAVALIVVGLAVSPVLLLIGMVGVGMAGTAMTQGLIAYSATLAHESERGRVVGATQSGVVVGLLMARSLAGVVTDIAGWRWVYFLSSVLAAIMLIVLSCALPLPHVQLVTLTYRKLLRSMFTLLAEERVLQVRGMIGLLMFAAFSIFWSALVLPLSAPPFSMSHTQIGAFGLVGAIGALAAARAGHLADRGLGQWTTGVALVCMLACWIPIGFMPHGIALLIAGIVLLDMGGQAIHVINQSMIFSTRPEAHGRLVGCYMLFYSVGSGLGAVLSTWVYARDGWSGVCTLGFAASAVALVFWALTLRTTPGRAQQNAARLLH, encoded by the coding sequence ATGAATCCAGCAAGCGCACAACACATACCGCTTCGTGTGCCGGTCCCGTTGGTGTTGTTGCTCGCAGTCTGTTGCGCTGCGAGTGTCGCGAACGTGTATTACGCACAACCGTTGCTGGATGCGATTGCAGCAGACTTCCGTATCAGTCACGCAGTGGTCGGCGGCGTGATCACTGCAACTCAAGTTGGGTGCGCTCTTGCCTTGTTGCTGGTCGTGCCGCTTGGAGACCTCGTGAATCGCAAACGACTGATCTGCGCGCAGCTCGTGTTTCTCGCAGTGGCGTTGATCGTCGTCGGACTTGCGGTGTCGCCCGTTTTGTTGCTGATCGGCATGGTCGGCGTGGGCATGGCGGGCACCGCGATGACGCAAGGGCTGATTGCATACTCCGCGACGCTCGCGCACGAATCGGAACGCGGAAGAGTCGTGGGCGCAACGCAAAGCGGCGTGGTGGTCGGTTTGCTCATGGCGCGTTCTTTGGCGGGCGTGGTGACGGACATCGCCGGCTGGCGCTGGGTGTATTTCCTGTCGAGCGTGCTGGCGGCAATCATGTTGATCGTGCTGTCCTGTGCGTTGCCGTTGCCGCATGTTCAGTTGGTGACGCTCACCTATCGGAAGCTGTTGCGCTCCATGTTCACGCTGCTCGCCGAAGAACGCGTGCTGCAGGTCCGCGGAATGATCGGACTGCTGATGTTCGCGGCCTTCAGCATCTTCTGGAGCGCGTTGGTCTTGCCCCTGAGTGCGCCGCCTTTCTCGATGTCGCATACACAAATCGGCGCGTTCGGTCTGGTCGGTGCGATCGGCGCGCTTGCGGCCGCGCGTGCGGGCCATCTCGCAGACCGCGGACTCGGGCAATGGACAACAGGTGTCGCGCTGGTGTGCATGCTGGCGTGCTGGATTCCCATCGGCTTCATGCCGCATGGCATTGCGCTTCTGATTGCCGGCATCGTCCTGCTCGATATGGGCGGACAAGCCATCCACGTGATCAACCAGAGCATGATCTTCAGCACCCGGCCCGAAGCGCACGGACGGCTGGTTGGCTGCTACATGCTGTTTTATTCTGTTGGCAGCGGGCTCGGCGCGGTGTTATCGACTTGGGTTTATGCAAGAGACGGGTGGAGCGGCGTATGTACGCTTGGCTTTGCGGCAAGCGCTGTTGCGCTGGTGTTTTGGGCGCTTACATTACGAACCACCCCAGGCCGTGCACAACAGAACGCGGCGCGATTACTGCATTGA
- a CDS encoding winged helix-turn-helix transcriptional regulator, giving the protein MARSKGLSDSSCPVARALDVVGDRWSMLIIRDAFDGVRRFGAFQESLLIARNILTDRLKQLVESGVLDCVPASDGSAYWEYVLTPRGKALFPVIVTLRQWGEGNLFERGEKHSVLIDRTNGKPVPALALKNAGGKALAMEETFVKKVGER; this is encoded by the coding sequence ATGGCTCGAAGCAAAGGCCTCTCGGATTCATCGTGCCCGGTGGCGCGGGCACTCGACGTTGTCGGTGACCGCTGGTCGATGCTGATCATTCGCGACGCATTCGATGGCGTTCGCCGGTTTGGAGCGTTCCAGGAAAGCCTTCTTATCGCGCGGAACATCTTGACGGACCGGCTCAAGCAGCTTGTCGAGTCGGGCGTGCTGGATTGCGTTCCGGCATCGGACGGATCGGCTTATTGGGAATATGTGCTGACGCCCAGAGGCAAGGCGTTGTTCCCGGTGATCGTCACGTTGCGGCAGTGGGGCGAAGGGAATCTGTTCGAACGGGGAGAGAAACACTCGGTGCTCATCGACAGAACGAACGGAAAGCCGGTTCCCGCGCTCGCGTTGAAAAATGCGGGCGGGAAAGCGCTGGCGATGGAGGAGACGTTTGTGAAGAAGGTAGGGGAACGATGA